From Onychostoma macrolepis isolate SWU-2019 chromosome 05, ASM1243209v1, whole genome shotgun sequence:
AAGAACCCTAAAGTAGCCAATATTAATGTACAGTTGGAAATGAAGGCGCTCTGGGATGAATTTAATCAACTTGGGACTGAAATGATTGTCACAAAAGCTGGGAGGTGAGTTGACAGATTTCTGTACAGAACTTCGAGAAAATCTGACATCTAGgtgttgtttttaatacaatctctcgacattaaaaataaaggtgcttaaatggttcttcacagcgatgccatagaagaaccatctctttcttacctttttataatctgaagaaccttctttcgccacaaagaagcttttgtgaaacagaaaggttcttcagacgTTAAAGgctctttatggaaccatttagacaaaaaaaggttcttctgtggcatcgtgaagcacctttatttttaagtgtatgCACAGAAAAATACAAGAGACTAAAGTCACTTTTAAATTAGCACCGAAACGTCGTATAATGtttaacatgcaattaaatgtacatttcactagtttgaaatgcaaattaaaatttatCATCAATGTACTTGAACTACTGATGTGCTAAGCATTATATTTTGAGATAATCTGACAtctagttgttgtttttaatacaaTCTCTCGACATTTATGCACAGAAAAATACAAGAGACTAAAGTCACTTTTAAATTAGTACCGAAACATACAATTAAAATGGACAGAAATGCAAATTAAACTTTATCATCAATGTACTTGAACTACTGATGTGCTAAGCATTATATTTTGAGATAATCTGTCatgtagttttttgttttgttttgtttttttaaatacaatttctcGACATTTATGCATAGGAAACTTACTTTAGTAggctatgtttttatttaacccTGACAAACGTTGTATAATGCttaacatgcaattaaatgCACATTTCAGTAGTTTGAAACGTAAATTAAACTTCATAATTTACTTGAAATACTGATGTGTTAAGCAGTATATTTTAAGATAATCAGACatctagttttttttaaatacaatttctcGACATTAATGCATTGGAAACTACTTtagtaaatttttatttaacactgacAAACGATGTATGCAATTAAATGCACATTTCAGAAGTTTGAAAGGTTAATTAAGCTTAATCATCAATGCACTTGAACTACTAAGCATTATATATAGTTTGTTAAGGAATTAATGCGCTTGGAAACTTTTTGGAGCAACTCAAGACATCTTCAAATCTATTTCTTGCACGGGAAAGATACATTTATCATCTTATTGTCAGAAAGTTCAATAGGTCCGTTTCTGAATAAATACCATGAACAGTGCATTAGCTTAGCACAATCATGACTATTTACAATGAAGTGTAAACAGTctattgtgtgtatttacacaGTGATAAGACAGATAGCATGAGatacagtacatttttagcTCACCTTTGTGCTGAAGGGCCCCTAACTGGCTTTCACCATTAATTCACAAGCATATGCATAGCTATAGTGTCTTATTTTTACAGGCCGGTCTGTTTATTCAGGTGAACCTCGAGCTTTACTTTGCATTTACTTCGTGAAAAACAGCCCGTGattaaatgaatgcaaaataaatgaatatatatacacactgtaagACTAAgataaattacacacacacacacacacacacacacacacacagagagagagacagagagagatacaAATTCACACATGTATTTGGATACGGCCAGGCCTCAGCCAGGGAGTATTATAATTTGATGCTCTAAGGTACGTTTCTATCAGCAAAttatcttttaaataaaaacgaCATGTGGGGAAGGCAAAAGGGAGCATTGCAATTGCATAATAATGACAATGAGGTCACTAAACCAATAGAAGCACCGTTCATCTAGTTTAGTGTTAATTTCTTGCAGCTGCTGTGGCCTACTAAAAATCGGAGCAGTTCAATGGGGAATAATATTGCATGCATCGTAATCAATACTTAGATTGCGCAAGCAAATTAGACttttattctgaaaaaaaaaaggcacccGAACTTCGCCTTTTAATATCGTGGTGTCAACTTTTAATATTGGTTATACAGACTCTAAACATGTTTTGCACATAAAAgtggattttttcccccaaagcCCGGAGTGTTCTAATAATATTTTCGTCGAATTTGCTTTGTCTCTCAAACATTTGCACAGAaccatatattttttatttcacgGTGTATCAGCTGGCGTCGCTATCCTGTCCAATTAGAAAAGTACCCtatgtatttaataatgttgtcatgtttaacaacaataacattttaattacactGGTTTAGTTTTTCAcaatttctgaaatattttacCCGATCTGTTATGACTTTATCTATAAGTAAACcggattaaattaaaaatgaatttaccACTTCTAGCTGACTTATCACTGTAAATTTAGCATCGATTTGATTTCAATAAAATAAGTCAATTAAAAATTTCTACTTTCAGtgttcaatttcaatttcatttttttactgtgtatttttaaatgtaagcaGAACAGACAAGTAAAGCTGTTAGTTATTAACCTGCTTAGGAAAaaataaaggggaaaaaaattggGTCAAGTATGAAGGAAAACtaatttaaaacgtaaatatccaaaaccttcaaaaacagtgcttttatttaaaagcaaatCATAAGACTACAAGTAGGCTACCGGTTCAATCAGCAACAACAATACGTTTTTATTTATGGCCTAAAGACGCGTATTAATATTGctcttaatttaaatgcaagctaaacattatacatttatttgcaaGGTGGCATATGGAATAGATAGGCTACATTTGAatcattttacatatttaccTGTGGATATAAACGTGACTTCTATTTAACAAGATTGATGACCCTTATAATGTCACGGCCTTGATTCATAATGATCTGCTTATACAAGATACTAAACGGCGACAGATGCGGATAAAAGAGGAAGATTAAGGgaaaattgcaataataaaaaaaaagtaaacattttaacAGCTAATAGTTAAGAGCTAATAGTTGAGCTAACTGGTTGTccgcttgtgtgtgtgtgcaaggtCATCTGTCATTCCAAAGGTACTGACTGCACTGGATCTAAGGAAAGCCACTTTCAAAGCTACTTTAGCTTCATCTATCCACAACTAGCGCCGTGAAAAGACTCTCGCGTCCACTGAACAATGATTCCAGGATCACTTTCACTGGTATGCAGCATGTGGTGTGCCTTCAGAGGGGGCTTACACGGTTTCAGAATGATGCATTTGTGAACACAACATGCGTCCTTATGCGTTTATTCTGCACAATCGAGCATTGcatccttgtgtgtgtgtttgtgtatgtgtgtgggagagagagagagagagagagagagagggatacGCTGCGACGTGCGCTGGAAATAAACGTAGGTAGGCCCAATACTGTATTTGTAGGCTACATTCCAATTTGTCAGCAACATTTTGCGGAAAAATAGTTCGCCACCACAATTAAGAGAGTCAAATTAGAGAAggatttatataaaatgattcCAGAAATAGAAAATATGTTTACTCGTGAATACAGTGTATAGCTAACTAACggattacttctgcattctccTCTTCAGACGAATGTTTCCTACATTTCAAGTCAAAATATTTGGAATGGACCCAATGGCAGATTACATGCTCCTGATGGATTTCCTACCGGTGGATGATAAACGATACAGGTATACCATGAACCTGAGTGCCAAGGGCACATACTTATGCGCCTACTGTATGCAGACACCGCTAAATGTGTGCATCAAAACGAATAAACACATTTCGAAATCAACGTTGCGTAATGTCAATCATATTTGGTGAATCATATTTTGGTGAATATGATTAGTGTTATCCAAAGAGCACAACTGCCCCAAACGGAGCACTCATTCTCTTTTTTCTCTATACTGAAGGTATGCCTTCCACAGTTCATCGTGGCTGGTGGCGGGGAAAGCTGATCCAGCGACTCCAGGAAGAGTGCACTATCACCCCGACTCACCTGCCAAAGGAGCGCAGTGGATGAAACAGATCGTTTCCTTcgataaactaaaactaaccaACAATCTACTGGACGACAATGGACATGtaagtgttactttttttttattttttattttttaaacggagaccttcttaaaaataatgttgcattaaaaaaaagttatgagaTATTCGTCTTTTGTCAtctttcatatttatttgaaaacagcaCAGACCAGTGGAAGAATGAGTAATTATATTCATGAATCACGCCTGATCTGGCAGATCTGCACATTTAAAGGCAGTAGGCCTGTTTAATATCGCTATGTTTGTACTGTAATGCCGCAGTGGAAATAATTAGTGACGGTTATTACTCCGGCGTATACATATTTTGGAAGTTAATTATACCTAAGTTAACGACACAAATGAGCAGGGAAACGTGTAATAGCCATGTTCTCAttaattgttgtttatttatagcATACGATGGAGTGCTTCTTAGTTTAATAACgcaaatttaatgtttttatttcacgtttttatgtagcctattaaTGTGAAGTAACCTAAATATGCCTAATAAGAAGTTTATGACTATGCACGTAAGCGCGGCACGTAATTCATCCCAAACGGAGCGCTGATTCTCGCTGATTCTCGCTGCTCTAGTGcctgatttttaatattttttttaagtcatgTTCAATTATGTATTGCTTTTGCAGATCATACTGAACTCCATGCACAGATACCAGCCCAGATTCCACGTGGTGTACGTGGATCCTAGGAAAGACAGTGAGAAATACGCCGAGGAAAATTACAAGACATTTGTTTTCGAGGAGACTAGGTTTACCGCCGTCACAGCGTATCAAAACCACAGAGTAAGTGCTCATCTCAGACACTAATTACTGCTTTTTAGAAACACCTTCCTGTTGTCACTGATTTTAATATTACTGCAATCACACAATTAAAGACCCATCACCAGTTACGGGGAAATTACAGTACTTTATATagttatctatctatttattgttttgaacCATGCAACTTTATGTCCGAAAGAAAATTAAACACTAAAAACTCGAAAAACACGAGTTTCCTAATAGAAATAAATTCGAGTAGCCTATCATGAGAATATTTTAGactttaaaattcagtttttattatttaaattattttcatatgatCTCAATTTACCTTTAAAAGAACTATTAATTGTTTATAAGGATTGTTTATAAGTTTTGCAAAAagcaaaattttaaatttaaaacgcTATACACTTGACGATAGTTGAACGCTGCATAAAGACTATGTGTCATTGATGCTCTCACGCAGCTGTCcagtgtttttcttctttttcttctttttcatcTGTCTTTCCTGCTCTGTCTTCTATCAGTTTGACCTCTTGATCTCTAACTCTCACCGCGGgctttacatttgtttttcaactCATTCCGGAAAATCACGCACACATCTTCATCGAGCGCTTTTCCACAGCCACGAGGCATTAGCTCGCGCGCtcatatttaacataaataGTTTCCAATCTGTGtccaaataaatgttgaaatgtgttattgttaatataaatacaatcgTCGAGTGTCTACGCCCTTTCAGGAATACCGCACATTCGTTAACATTGTTGTATACGCGATTAATTGGAGCGTAACATGGCAGAAAAATGagtttacaatttaaaaaacgccttataaTAACACAAGCTCTGGAATGGACTTTGAGAAATGATTACCTGTATAAACAATTTCATTGTcaggataaaaataaatgaacaatattGGAGGTCAATACCCGAATTTGTTCATTTGGCACCCGCACATTTTTCACGTTTTCACTCTCTTCTTCTCAGATAACGCAACTGAAAATCGCCAGCAATCCGTTTGCCAAGGGCTTCAGAGACTGTGATCCGGAGGACTGGTGAGTTTTTCCTTTTTGCTTTAGTttaagtaagatttaaaaaataaattaataaataaataataatactggAAATATTGTAAAGACCATTGTAATGCACGtttctaaataaaatgaatgcacGTGAATGCCGAcagaacaaacatacaaattagTTACTGAATTAGAATTTGTAGCATAACTGCATTTTAAGTACGTTTATTTGTACAATTTGCCAACTTTACCTTAAAAATAGAGATGCAACTATATTTAttggctttttaaaatatagtgcactttttatacagtaaattacgcattcattttacttttaaaactttgttgacaatatgaaaaaaatgctGTTATGCATATAATATATAGCTATATGACTAAAGTAAGCAGAAATATGATATATTGCTCTGAATGACAATTATATTTTTGCTAGAATTCTGTCAGACATAGCACTCATTCATACAGACTAAAACAATGCATTCCAGTGCATGTCACTGATTTTATCTTGCCTGCTTTCCAGGCCCAGGAATCACAGGCCGGGCTCTCTGCAAATCATGAGTGCGTTTGCTCGAACCAGGAACCCCATGTCCTCTCCCCCACAGCAGAACGGCACAGAGAAAGGTCTGTATATAAAACACAGCTAACAAAATCTCATTttgcatgaacaaaaaaaaaaaaaaaagtgttttaaaacaatattctttGTTTACAAATGAACATTTCTACATGACAAGACAAATGGTCACATTTGGTATATGGATTATGTTGTGTGCCTATTACTGATCAAACAGTCCATGCAGGAATGTATattcacatacataaacactAAAGCGTATTCAGCTGTGATTACCGTGTAAAAGCCAATTTACTAGAAACGAGCAACAGGCTCAAATAAAGGCAGTTAGGAGTTTCAGTCGAGTAATGGCTCCAGTCTGTTTGGTTTCTCAGCATCTACGTTCCATTGGGCAAAACAGTTACATTTGTCTAGCTGAGCGCTGCAAATTTCAGTACACAAAGGTTTGAACAGCTGCATGCCCAGAGGACATGCTCAGACTGAGATTTTTCAGTCCTGCGCTCTGTGTAAAATGATTTCCTGTGCGAATTCACCTCTTTGGCTGAAGGACATTTATGACTTATCCTGCCAATCAACCACAGCACATCTCACTTCACAAGCGAACTAAATTACACCGCTTTTTCATCACAGTTCAGCTCCCTGAGCTCATTGTCAGGGCTTCCTACATTTGTAAAGGGCCATTCAGAACAGCGCATCTATCTGTACACAAACAGGCCTCTAATCAACGGTTCGATTGTGCAAAATAATCCTAAAAATAACACGACCACTGTGACTCACACCTGCTTATATCTCGCACTGTATCATATTTTAAGGCAAGATACCGCAGGTGAACTTAACTAATAGAAATCACCATACTTTTGGTGGAATTGgaaacattgtttttattacaaGTTTTATGAAATTGCTTAGATATGCATTTTTTTGCATCTCATAAAATGTGATAATTTGATACATGTCCAGAACAGAAATCTGAATACTGGATAGAGATGGTTTAATGGTCtaattttgttcacataatagaGTTCAAAGTTTATACAAAAGGGATTTTGGATATTATCTCTTTTGTCACACCACAAATCTGTCAACAgccatgaatatatatatataaacaaaatcaccatgattttaggaataaaatgtattataaaaccAGGAAaattatatgaacaaacccttttgtaaaaacattcaaaatatacactgaacattttcactcataaattgctagtaaatttcacagtgACAAAGAAACTGCatgtaacattgaattaaaaagaacttttaaagtagaaaaactgaaatagattttttttttttttttgtaaaatgtacttctataatctttgttttatttaaaacttagTGTACAGTGTAGATAGGAGATGggaataaaactgttttggtgctactgaaaaaaaataattttgagaaaAGGCCTTTAAAGATATATActgaaattgaaatctattcacacaaatgtgaccctggagcacaaaagcagtcttaagcaGCACAGAtacatttgtagcaatagccaacaatacactgtatgggtcaaaatgatcgctttctcttttatgcaaaaaatcatcaggatattaagtaaagatcatgttccatgaagatattttgtgaatttcctaccataaatatataaaaa
This genomic window contains:
- the tbx1 gene encoding T-box transcription factor TBX1 isoform X3 translates to MISAISSPWLTQLSHFCDVAAFTTSSLSSLNTPGSYHLSPSPGDPYSHHESQFEPCPAAQHGYSYSGSNPAQAPAQTDTGASNCSSSSSSSSTPNKTLVKKNPKVANINVQLEMKALWDEFNQLGTEMIVTKAGRRMFPTFQVKIFGMDPMADYMLLMDFLPVDDKRYRYAFHSSSWLVAGKADPATPGRVHYHPDSPAKGAQWMKQIVSFDKLKLTNNLLDDNGHIILNSMHRYQPRFHVVYVDPRKDSEKYAEENYKTFVFEETRFTAVTAYQNHRITQLKIASNPFAKGFRDCDPEDWPRNHRPGSLQIMSAFARTRNPMSSPPQQNGTEKEDSRREYERDPSGTSLHSDPTHQLMSRVLSPALPVLGGLHTMPLTAGPRSPPHELRLEGHPQPPDTLHHHPYKYPTTYEHYLGAKTRPSPYPSPSIRSHGYHPHMNPATANMYSATSAPTNYDYAPR